From the Neoarius graeffei isolate fNeoGra1 chromosome 1, fNeoGra1.pri, whole genome shotgun sequence genome, one window contains:
- the LOC132889563 gene encoding E3 ubiquitin-protein ligase TRIM39-like, producing MASSRSLLCDQLHCSICLDVFTDPVTTPCGHNFCMICLKEYWDSSSHCQCPMCKTNFAKRPELCVNKFISALDDPFKKADQVKSSSTAENPTQSLVLCDVCCEKKRAAVKSCLICMTSYCEIHLGRHERISSLKKHKLMAPVANLDDYICLQHERPLELFCRDDQMCVCKFCTQTEHKTHNTVRIEDESEEKKTELGKVQTEVQQKTQERVKKIEEIKDSVNLNKKNTENEKADIVEIFSALTRCIERSQAELCKVMEEKQNTAKMQAEDFVKELEQEINELKRRNTELEQLSHTEDHLHLLQIFPSMCSPPHTQDWTDVTINPHLSVATLRRALSQLQETLSEEMEKVPEIKLKRIQQYAVDVTLDPDTAHRYLILSTDGKQVTCGDKRLNILDNPRRFHNYVCVLGKEGFSSGRFYYEVQVRGKTEWHVGVARESINRKGKFTARPKDGYWCVCLRNETEYKALEYPPVSLSLKQAPQKVGVFVDYEKGLISFFDVDAKSHIYSFTGQNFTEKICPLFSPCTYDGGKNSAPLIICPVNQI from the exons ATGGCTTCCTCCAGAAGTCTCCTGTGTGATCAGCTCCATTGCTCCATCTGTCTGGATGTGTTCACTGATCCAGTCACGACTCCATGTGGACACAACTTCTGTATGATCTGTCTCAAAGAGTACTGGGACAGCAGTTCACACTGTCAGTGTCCAATGTGTAAAACTAATTTTGCCAAAAGACCAGAGTTATGTGTGAATAAGTTCATCTCTGCTCTTGATGATCCATttaagaaggcagatcaggtgaaATCCAGCAGCACTGCAGAAAATCCCACACAATCTCTGGTGCTCTGTGATGTCTGCTGTGAGAAGAAACGTGCAGCTGTGAAGTCCTGCCTGATCTGTATGACGTCTTACTGTGAGATTCACCTGGGACGTCATGAGAGAATTTCTTCATTAAAGAAACACAAACTGATGGCTCCGGTGGCGAACCTGGATGACTACATCTGCCTGCAACATGAAAGACCCCTGGAGCTGTTCTGTAGAGAtgaccagatgtgtgtgtgtaagttctgTACTCAGACAGAACACAAAACTCACAACACTGTTCGTATAGAGGACGAGAGTGAAGAGAAGAAG ACTGAGTTGGGAAAGGTACAAACCGAAGTTCAGCAGAAGACCCAGGAACGAGTGAAGAAGATTGAGGAAATCAAAGACTCTGTAAACCTCAATAAA AAAAACACAGAGAATGAGAAAGCAGACATTGTGGAGATTTTCAGTGCTCTGACGCGCTGCATTGAGAGAAGCCAGGCTGAGTTGTGTAAGGTGATGGAGGAGAAGCAGAACACAGCAAAGATGCAGGCTGAAGATTTCGTTAAAGAGCTGGAGCAGGAAATCAATGAGCTAAAGAGGAGaaacactgagctggagcagctctcACACACTGAGGATCACCTCCACCTCCTACAG ATTTTCCCGTCAATGTGCAGCCCTCCACACACCCAGGACTGGACTGACGTCACAATTAACCCTCATCTGAGTGTGGCGACTCTGAGGAGAGCTCTGTCTCAGCTTCAGGAAACTCTCAGTGAGGAAATGGAGAAGGTTCCAGAGATTA AACTGAAGAGAATTCAACAATATGCAG TGGATGTGACTCTGGATCCTGATACAGCTCATCGTTATCTCATCCTGTCCACTGATGGAAAACAAGTTACATGTGGAGACAAGAGACTGAATATCCTTGATAACCCAAGGAGGTTTCATAATTATGTCTGTGTGCTGGGAAAGGAGGGATTCTCCTCAGGGAGATTTTACTATGAGGTGCAGGTCAGAGGGAAGACTGAGTGGCATGTAGGAGTGGCCAGAGAGTCCATAAACAGGAAAGGGAAGTTTACAGCCAGACCTAAAGATGGatactggtgtgtgtgtctgaggaATGAGACTGAATATAAGGCCCTGGAATATCCTCCTGTCTCACTCTCCTTGAAACAGGCTCCTCAGAAGGTGGGGGTGTTTGTGGATTATGAGAAGGGTCTGATCTCCTTCTTTGATGTTGATGCAAAATCTCATATCTACTCTTTCACTGGTCAGAATTTCACTGAGAAAATTTGTCCATTATTCAGCCCCTGCACTTATGATGGAGGTAAAAATTCAGCACCACTGATCATCTGCCCTGTTAATCAAATCTAA